One segment of Enterobacter ludwigii DNA contains the following:
- the kdpB gene encoding potassium-transporting ATPase subunit KdpB, giving the protein MSRKQMALFEPSLVRQALMDAVKKLSPRVQWHNPVMFIVWIGSLLTTALAIAMGTGHLQGNATFTGAISLWLWFTVLFANFAEALAEGRSKAQANSLKGVKKTAFARKLREPKYGAQMDHVPADELRKGDVVLVEAGDIIPCDGEVIEGGASVDESAITGESAPVIRESGGDFASVTGGTRILSDWLVIQCSVNPGETFLDRMIAMVEGAQRRKTPNEIALTILLVALTIVFLLATATLWPFSAYGGTAVTTTVLVALLVCLIPTTIGGLLSAIGVAGMSRMLGANVIATSGRAVEAAGDVDVLLLDKTGTITLGNRQASEFLPAPGVDEKTLADAAQLSSLADETPEGRSIVILAKQRFNLRQRDVQSLHATFVPFTAQTRMSGINIQDRMIRKGSVDAIRRHIEANNGHFPPEVDNLVESVARQGATPLVVAEGAHVLGVISLKDIVKGGIKERFAQLRKMGIKTVMITGDNRLTAAAIAAEAGVDDFLSEATPEAKLALIRQYQAEGRLVAMTGDGTNDAPALAQADVAVAMNSGTQAAKEAGNMVDLDSNPTKLIEVVHIGKQMLMTRGSLTTFSIANDVAKYFAIIPAAFAATYPQLNALNVMHLHSPASAILSAVIFNALIIVFLIPLALKGVSYKPLTAAAMLRRNLWIYGLGGLIVPFIGIKVIDLLLTLFGLV; this is encoded by the coding sequence ATGAGTCGTAAACAAATGGCCCTGTTTGAACCGTCGTTAGTTCGACAGGCCCTCATGGATGCGGTGAAAAAGTTGAGCCCGCGCGTGCAGTGGCACAACCCGGTGATGTTTATCGTCTGGATAGGGAGTTTACTCACCACCGCGCTGGCGATTGCCATGGGAACGGGTCATCTGCAGGGGAATGCGACGTTCACCGGCGCTATCAGCCTGTGGCTGTGGTTCACCGTACTGTTTGCCAACTTTGCGGAAGCGCTGGCGGAAGGCCGCAGCAAAGCGCAGGCCAATAGCCTCAAAGGGGTGAAAAAGACCGCTTTTGCGCGCAAATTACGCGAACCGAAATACGGTGCCCAGATGGACCATGTCCCGGCAGATGAACTGCGTAAAGGTGACGTGGTGCTGGTCGAAGCCGGGGACATTATTCCCTGCGACGGTGAAGTCATTGAAGGCGGCGCGTCGGTAGATGAAAGTGCCATCACCGGGGAATCCGCTCCCGTCATACGTGAATCCGGGGGTGATTTCGCCTCCGTAACGGGCGGGACACGCATTCTCTCCGACTGGCTGGTGATCCAGTGTAGCGTCAACCCGGGTGAAACCTTCCTTGACCGTATGATTGCCATGGTGGAAGGCGCGCAGCGTCGTAAAACACCAAACGAAATTGCCCTGACCATCCTGCTGGTGGCGCTGACGATTGTCTTTCTGCTGGCAACCGCCACGTTGTGGCCATTCTCCGCTTACGGCGGTACCGCGGTCACCACCACCGTCCTGGTGGCGCTGCTGGTCTGCCTGATCCCGACCACCATCGGGGGGCTGCTGTCGGCCATCGGCGTGGCCGGTATGAGCCGTATGCTGGGCGCGAACGTCATCGCGACCAGCGGACGTGCGGTAGAGGCCGCAGGGGATGTAGACGTTCTGCTGCTGGATAAAACCGGGACAATTACCCTCGGTAACCGCCAGGCGTCAGAGTTCTTACCTGCCCCCGGCGTGGATGAAAAAACGCTGGCGGATGCGGCGCAACTCTCTTCCCTCGCCGATGAAACGCCGGAAGGCCGCAGTATCGTGATCCTCGCCAAGCAGCGCTTTAACCTGCGCCAGCGCGACGTTCAGAGTCTCCATGCGACTTTCGTTCCCTTCACGGCACAAACCCGAATGAGCGGCATCAACATTCAGGACCGCATGATCCGTAAAGGCTCCGTCGACGCAATTCGTCGCCACATTGAAGCCAACAATGGTCATTTCCCACCAGAAGTGGACAACCTGGTCGAGAGCGTGGCACGTCAGGGCGCGACGCCGCTGGTGGTGGCTGAAGGGGCACATGTGCTGGGAGTGATTTCGCTGAAGGATATCGTAAAAGGCGGGATCAAAGAGCGCTTTGCCCAGTTGCGGAAAATGGGGATCAAAACGGTGATGATCACCGGGGACAACCGTCTGACCGCCGCCGCGATTGCTGCCGAAGCGGGCGTGGATGATTTTCTCTCGGAGGCAACGCCTGAAGCCAAGCTGGCATTAATTCGTCAGTATCAGGCGGAAGGTCGCCTGGTGGCGATGACGGGTGATGGCACCAACGATGCCCCTGCCCTAGCGCAGGCCGACGTGGCGGTGGCCATGAACTCCGGTACCCAGGCGGCGAAAGAGGCGGGCAACATGGTCGACCTCGACTCGAACCCGACCAAGCTGATTGAAGTTGTGCACATCGGTAAGCAGATGCTGATGACGCGCGGTTCACTGACAACGTTCAGTATCGCCAACGACGTCGCAAAATACTTTGCCATCATTCCCGCGGCGTTTGCGGCCACCTATCCGCAGCTTAATGCGCTGAACGTGATGCATCTGCACTCGCCAGCATCAGCCATTCTCAGTGCGGTTATTTTTAACGCCCTGATTATTGTCTTCCTGATCCCGCTGGCGCTCAAAGGGGTGAGCTATAAACCGCTGACCGCGGCCGCCATGCTGCGCCGCAACCTGTGGATTTACGGGCTGGGTGGGCTGATTGTCCCCTTCATCGGTATCAAGGTTATCGACCTGCTGTTGACGCTGTTTGGGCTGGTTTAA
- the kdpA gene encoding potassium-transporting ATPase subunit KdpA, with protein MAAQAFLLIASFLLVLMVLARPLGTGLARLINNVSLPGTGSIEKGIWRVLGIRDQEMNWRQYLVAILLLNIVGLVALFVMLMLQGSLPLNPQQLPGLSWHLALNTAVSFVTNTNWQSYAGETTLSYFSQMVGLTVQNFLSAASGIAVVFALTRAFARQNMGTLGNAWVDLTRITLWVLLPIALLIALFFIQQGTLQNLLPYAPYTSLEGAKQLLPMGPVASQEAIKMLGTNGGGFFNANSSHPFENPTALTNAVQMLAIFLIPAALCFAFGDVVNDRRQGRTLLWTMSLIFVVCVALVMWAEWQGNPHFLTLGADGTMNMEGKESRFGILASSLYAVVTTAASCGAVNAMHDSFTALGGMIPMWLMQIGEVVFGGVGSGLYGMLLFVLLAVFIAGLMIGRTPEYLGKKIDVREMKLTALAILVTPALVLAGTALALMTEAGRSGIFNPGIHGFSEVLYAVSSASNNNGSAFAGLSANSPFWNCLLAFCMFVGRFGVIVPVLAIAGSLVSKKIQPTTSGTLPTHGALFIGLLAGTVLLVGALTFIPALALGPVAEYLSLR; from the coding sequence ATGGCTGCTCAGGCGTTTTTACTTATAGCCAGCTTTTTACTGGTCTTAATGGTGCTTGCCAGACCGCTGGGAACGGGGCTCGCGCGGCTGATCAACAACGTGTCCTTACCGGGTACGGGAAGTATCGAAAAAGGGATCTGGCGCGTACTGGGAATACGCGATCAGGAGATGAACTGGCGTCAGTATCTGGTCGCTATTCTGCTGCTGAATATCGTTGGGCTGGTCGCGCTCTTTGTCATGCTGATGTTGCAGGGTAGCCTGCCGCTGAACCCGCAACAGTTACCGGGCTTGTCCTGGCATCTTGCGCTGAATACGGCCGTCAGCTTTGTCACCAATACCAACTGGCAATCCTACGCCGGCGAAACCACGCTGAGCTACTTCAGCCAGATGGTGGGATTAACCGTACAAAATTTCCTCTCAGCAGCCAGCGGCATCGCGGTTGTCTTCGCGCTGACGCGTGCGTTTGCACGTCAGAATATGGGTACGCTGGGCAATGCCTGGGTCGATCTCACGCGCATTACTCTGTGGGTCTTACTTCCGATTGCTCTGCTCATCGCGCTGTTCTTTATTCAGCAAGGTACGCTGCAAAACCTGCTGCCTTACGCCCCTTATACCTCGCTTGAAGGGGCAAAACAGCTTCTGCCGATGGGGCCTGTGGCCTCACAGGAAGCCATTAAGATGCTCGGTACGAATGGTGGCGGTTTCTTCAATGCCAACTCATCGCATCCGTTTGAAAACCCAACGGCACTGACCAACGCAGTGCAAATGCTGGCGATCTTCCTGATCCCCGCAGCGCTGTGCTTTGCTTTTGGCGATGTGGTGAACGATCGTCGTCAGGGTCGCACCCTGCTCTGGACCATGTCGCTAATCTTTGTCGTCTGTGTTGCGCTGGTGATGTGGGCCGAATGGCAAGGTAACCCGCATTTCCTGACGCTGGGCGCTGACGGCACCATGAATATGGAAGGGAAAGAGAGCCGCTTTGGCATTCTCGCCAGCAGCCTTTATGCCGTGGTCACGACGGCGGCATCCTGCGGGGCGGTCAATGCTATGCACGACTCCTTCACGGCACTGGGCGGCATGATCCCGATGTGGCTGATGCAGATCGGTGAAGTGGTATTCGGCGGCGTAGGCTCGGGTCTTTACGGCATGCTGCTGTTTGTTCTGCTGGCGGTGTTCATTGCGGGTCTGATGATTGGTCGCACCCCGGAATATCTGGGCAAAAAAATCGATGTCCGTGAGATGAAGTTAACCGCGCTGGCGATTCTGGTCACCCCCGCCCTCGTGCTGGCTGGTACCGCACTGGCACTGATGACGGAGGCCGGACGCAGCGGCATCTTCAACCCTGGCATCCACGGCTTTAGCGAAGTGCTTTATGCCGTCTCTTCTGCTTCTAACAATAACGGTAGTGCCTTCGCAGGCTTAAGCGCTAACTCACCGTTCTGGAACTGTCTGCTGGCGTTCTGCATGTTCGTGGGCCGTTTCGGGGTCATTGTGCCGGTGCTGGCGATTGCCGGGTCGCTGGTGAGCAAAAAAATTCAACCGACCACCAGCGGGACGTTGCCGACCCACGGCGCGCTGTTTATCGGACTGCTGGCCGGTACCGTGCTGCTGGTCGGCGCCCTGACCTTTATCCCCGCCCTCGCGTTAGGCCCGGTCGCGGAATACCTCTCTTTACGCTGA
- the kdpF gene encoding K(+)-transporting ATPase subunit F — protein sequence MSAGLITGIVLVFLLLGYLVYALINAEAF from the coding sequence GTGAGTGCAGGTCTGATTACCGGCATCGTGCTGGTGTTCCTGTTATTGGGTTATCTGGTATACGCCCTGATTAATGCGGAGGCCTTCTGA
- a CDS encoding YbfA family protein: MELYKAYPAHIVFMRRTFAVVAGVLALPVMLFWKDRARFYSYLHRVWAKTSEKPVWMDQAEKATCDFY; encoded by the coding sequence ATGGAACTTTATAAAGCGTATCCGGCTCATATCGTTTTCATGCGTCGCACTTTCGCCGTAGTGGCTGGCGTGCTGGCCCTGCCGGTGATGCTCTTCTGGAAAGACCGCGCACGTTTTTATAGCTATTTGCACCGCGTCTGGGCCAAAACCAGCGAGAAGCCGGTGTGGATGGATCAGGCCGAGAAAGCGACCTGCGATTTTTACTGA
- the phrB gene encoding deoxyribodipyrimidine photo-lyase, whose product MPTHLVWFRADLRVHDNLALAAACRSPEARVLAVFIATPGQWQQHAMAPRQAAYLSSHLNGLQCSLAEKGIPLIYKEVSDFSAQCQAVQAICEQYDVTHLFYNYQYEFNERQRDRQLEKILQDVECQGFDDSVMLPPGSVMTGNHEMYKVFTPFKNAFIKRLKEALPECVAAPTVRGEAITEIPEREFDYPQQAFDETLFPATEKNAIAKLRQFCKAGAGDYDARRDFPATEGTSRLSACLALGVLSPRQCLHRLLAEQPQALDGGPGSVWLNELIWREFYRHLMTYHPDLCKHRPFIPWTDNVNWQHNESHLQAWQKGETGFPIVDAAMRQLNETGWMHNRLRMITASFLVKDLLIDWRVGERYFISQLIDGDLAANNGGWQWAASTGTDAAPYFRIFNPATQGQKFDADGEFIRRWLPALSNVPAKAIHDPWAWADKQGVKLDYPRPIVDHKQARVATLAAYEAARKA is encoded by the coding sequence ATGCCCACCCATCTGGTTTGGTTTCGCGCGGACCTGCGCGTACATGACAATCTCGCCCTTGCGGCTGCCTGCCGCTCCCCGGAAGCCCGCGTGCTGGCGGTGTTTATCGCCACCCCCGGGCAGTGGCAGCAGCATGCTATGGCACCACGCCAGGCGGCTTACCTCAGCTCACATCTGAATGGTTTGCAGTGTTCGCTTGCCGAAAAAGGGATCCCGCTCATTTATAAAGAGGTCAGTGACTTCTCCGCACAATGCCAGGCCGTGCAGGCAATCTGTGAGCAGTACGATGTCACGCACCTTTTTTACAACTATCAGTACGAATTCAATGAACGTCAGCGGGATCGTCAGCTGGAGAAAATCCTGCAGGATGTAGAGTGTCAGGGTTTTGATGACAGCGTCATGCTGCCGCCGGGCAGTGTCATGACCGGCAACCACGAGATGTATAAAGTCTTTACGCCGTTTAAAAATGCCTTCATTAAAAGACTGAAGGAGGCGCTGCCGGAATGTGTGGCTGCACCCACCGTGAGGGGAGAGGCCATAACGGAGATACCCGAGCGGGAGTTTGACTATCCGCAACAGGCGTTTGATGAGACTCTGTTCCCGGCTACCGAAAAAAACGCTATTGCGAAGCTGCGCCAGTTTTGTAAAGCGGGGGCAGGCGATTACGACGCGCGCAGGGATTTTCCCGCGACAGAGGGCACCAGTCGTTTATCGGCCTGTCTGGCGCTGGGCGTGCTCTCTCCGCGCCAGTGTCTGCATCGTCTTCTGGCGGAACAACCGCAGGCACTGGACGGGGGGCCCGGCTCCGTCTGGCTTAACGAACTTATCTGGCGCGAATTTTATCGCCATTTGATGACGTATCACCCTGATTTATGTAAGCATCGTCCGTTTATACCCTGGACTGATAACGTAAACTGGCAACACAACGAGAGCCACTTACAGGCCTGGCAGAAAGGCGAAACGGGCTTCCCGATTGTTGATGCCGCGATGCGCCAGCTCAATGAAACCGGATGGATGCACAATCGGCTGCGAATGATTACCGCCAGCTTCCTGGTGAAGGATCTGCTTATCGACTGGCGTGTCGGGGAGCGGTATTTTATTTCTCAGCTGATCGATGGCGATCTGGCGGCGAATAACGGCGGCTGGCAGTGGGCGGCGTCCACCGGAACCGACGCCGCGCCCTATTTCCGTATTTTTAATCCTGCCACGCAGGGACAAAAATTTGATGCAGACGGCGAGTTTATCCGCCGCTGGTTGCCCGCGCTGAGCAATGTCCCTGCAAAAGCGATCCACGACCCGTGGGCATGGGCGGATAAACAGGGGGTGAAGCTCGATTATCCCCGTCCGATTGTTGACCATAAACAGGCGCGTGTCGCCACGCTGGCGGCGTACGAGGCCGCCCGCAAAGCTTAA
- a CDS encoding type 2 GTP cyclohydrolase I, whose translation MKNSELESLINEKLNSASFSDYGPNGLQVEGRETVQKIITGVTASQALLDEAVRQEADAVIVHHGYFWKNEAPIIRGMKRNRLKTLLANDINLYGYHLPLDAHPELGNNVQLAQLLGITVMGEIEPLVPWGELAMPVPGLELASWIEARLGRRPLWCGDTGPDTVKRVAWCTGGGQGFIDSAARFGVDAFITGEVSEQTVHSAREQGLHFYAAGHHATERGGIRALSEWLTENTDLDVTFIDIPNPA comes from the coding sequence ATGAAAAACAGCGAACTGGAAAGCCTGATTAACGAAAAACTGAACAGCGCCTCCTTCAGCGATTACGGCCCGAACGGCCTCCAGGTTGAAGGACGCGAAACGGTGCAGAAAATTATCACTGGCGTGACGGCAAGCCAGGCGCTGCTGGACGAAGCTGTCCGTCAGGAAGCGGATGCCGTTATTGTCCATCACGGTTATTTCTGGAAAAACGAAGCACCGATCATTCGCGGTATGAAGCGAAACCGCCTGAAAACGCTGCTGGCAAATGATATCAACCTGTACGGTTACCATCTGCCGCTGGATGCGCACCCGGAGCTGGGCAATAACGTACAGCTCGCGCAGCTGTTGGGGATTACCGTCATGGGTGAAATTGAGCCGCTGGTGCCCTGGGGAGAGCTGGCCATGCCGGTGCCCGGCCTGGAGCTGGCCTCATGGATTGAAGCGCGTCTGGGACGCCGTCCGCTCTGGTGCGGTGACACCGGTCCGGATACGGTGAAGCGGGTTGCCTGGTGTACTGGTGGTGGTCAGGGCTTTATTGACAGCGCGGCACGCTTTGGTGTCGACGCCTTCATCACTGGAGAAGTGTCCGAGCAGACCGTCCATTCGGCGCGTGAACAAGGTCTGCATTTTTACGCGGCAGGTCACCATGCCACCGAGCGTGGCGGAATTCGCGCCCTCAGTGAATGGCTGACCGAAAATACCGATCTGGATGTCACGTTTATTGATATCCCTAACCCGGCCTGA
- the pxpB gene encoding 5-oxoprolinase subunit PxpB, whose protein sequence is MQRARCYLLGETAVVLELEPPVTLATQKRIWRLTQRLADVPEVVEAIPGMNNITVVLRNPHTLALDAIERLQRWWEESEALEPDSRTIEIPVVYGGEHGPDLGVVAEHCGLTEKQVVELHACVDYVVWFLGFQPGFPYLGGLSPQLHTPRRAEPRLSVPAGTVAIGGEQTGIYPLTSPGGWQLIGHTSRPLFEPGQEVPILLRPGDTLRFIPQKEGVC, encoded by the coding sequence GTGCAGCGAGCGCGTTGTTATCTTCTGGGCGAAACGGCAGTGGTTCTGGAGCTGGAACCGCCAGTGACCCTTGCCACGCAAAAGCGTATCTGGCGGCTAACGCAGCGCCTGGCCGATGTGCCGGAAGTGGTTGAAGCGATTCCGGGTATGAATAACATCACCGTGGTGCTGCGTAATCCGCATACGCTGGCGCTGGATGCTATTGAACGTTTGCAGCGCTGGTGGGAAGAGAGCGAGGCGCTGGAGCCGGATTCCCGGACAATTGAGATCCCGGTGGTGTATGGCGGCGAGCATGGACCCGATCTTGGCGTGGTGGCGGAACACTGCGGATTAACGGAAAAGCAGGTGGTTGAATTGCACGCCTGCGTTGATTACGTGGTCTGGTTCTTAGGTTTCCAGCCGGGCTTCCCCTATCTGGGGGGGCTCTCACCGCAGTTGCATACGCCGCGTCGCGCCGAACCCCGCCTGAGCGTGCCGGCGGGCACGGTGGCTATCGGGGGTGAACAGACCGGTATTTATCCTCTGACGTCACCGGGGGGCTGGCAGCTTATCGGGCATACGTCCAGGCCGTTATTTGAACCAGGGCAGGAGGTTCCCATACTCCTTCGTCCCGGCGATACCCTGCGCTTTATCCCGCAGAAGGAGGGGGTATGTTAA
- the pxpC gene encoding 5-oxoprolinase subunit PxpC has protein sequence MLTLIRAGLYTSIQDAGRFGMRQSGVSYCGALDRPALEIANVLVGNPGSTAALEITLGQCVIEFGEETWFALTGAACDAELDGKAVWTGWRLRAKAGQRLTLKRPVHGVRSYLAVAGGIDVPEVLGSSSTDQKAGIGGHEGRLLRDGDRLAVNPSTRHFSTAQGVKQLLWTNQIRALPGPEYQEFDEVAQETFWRSPWKISPQSNRMGYRLQGQPLTRTTDRELLSHGLLPGVIQVPGNGQPIVLMNDAQTTGGYPRIACIIEADRYHLAQIPLGQPIHFVQCSLEEALKARQDQQRYLEQLAWRLDGKD, from the coding sequence ATGTTAACGCTGATTCGCGCCGGGCTTTACACGTCCATACAGGATGCCGGCCGCTTTGGCATGCGCCAGTCGGGCGTGAGCTACTGTGGTGCGCTGGACAGGCCTGCGCTGGAGATTGCTAACGTGCTGGTGGGCAACCCTGGCAGCACGGCGGCACTCGAAATTACGCTTGGCCAGTGTGTGATTGAATTCGGCGAGGAGACCTGGTTTGCCTTAACCGGGGCCGCCTGTGACGCCGAGCTGGATGGCAAAGCGGTCTGGACAGGCTGGCGGCTGCGAGCGAAAGCCGGGCAGCGTCTGACCCTCAAACGTCCTGTGCACGGCGTGCGAAGCTATCTTGCGGTCGCAGGAGGGATTGATGTGCCAGAGGTGCTGGGTTCATCCAGTACCGATCAGAAAGCCGGCATTGGCGGTCATGAAGGGCGCCTGCTGCGTGACGGCGATCGTCTGGCGGTTAACCCCTCAACGCGCCACTTCTCGACGGCCCAGGGGGTAAAACAGCTGTTATGGACCAACCAAATCCGTGCCTTACCGGGGCCGGAATATCAGGAGTTCGATGAAGTCGCTCAGGAGACGTTCTGGCGTTCGCCGTGGAAGATCAGCCCGCAAAGTAACCGTATGGGATACCGCCTGCAGGGGCAGCCATTGACCCGTACGACAGATCGGGAATTGCTCTCACACGGTTTATTACCTGGTGTCATTCAGGTGCCGGGTAACGGTCAGCCGATCGTGCTGATGAACGATGCGCAAACCACGGGGGGATACCCGCGTATTGCCTGCATCATTGAAGCGGATCGCTACCATCTGGCGCAAATTCCTCTCGGACAGCCGATTCATTTTGTGCAATGTTCGCTGGAGGAGGCGCTGAAGGCACGCCAGGATCAGCAGCGTTATCTGGAACAACTGGCATGGAGGCTCGATGGCAAAGATTGA
- the pxpA gene encoding 5-oxoprolinase subunit PxpA produces MAKIDLNADLGEGGSADAELMTLVSSVNIACGFHAGDAQTMLDSVRNAIKHGVAIGAHPSFPDRDNFGRTAMDLPPETVYAQTLYQTGALEAIVRSQQGVLRHVKPHGMLYNQAAKDPALADAIARAVRDCNPQLILVGLAGSELIRAGQRLGLTTRQEVFADRGYQPDGSLVPRSLPGALITDESQALAQTLAMVCEGSVKAIDGSTARVQADTVCLHGDGEHALQFARRLRTAFAEQGILVSA; encoded by the coding sequence ATGGCAAAGATTGATTTAAACGCCGATCTGGGTGAGGGCGGAAGTGCCGATGCTGAACTGATGACGCTGGTCTCTTCGGTCAATATTGCCTGCGGGTTTCACGCGGGTGACGCGCAAACCATGCTGGACAGCGTGCGTAATGCGATTAAGCACGGCGTGGCGATAGGGGCACATCCCAGTTTTCCTGACAGGGATAATTTTGGCCGCACGGCAATGGATCTCCCTCCTGAGACGGTGTATGCCCAGACGCTTTATCAAACGGGCGCGCTGGAGGCGATTGTGCGTTCCCAGCAGGGCGTGCTGCGCCATGTGAAACCCCACGGCATGCTCTACAATCAGGCGGCCAAAGATCCGGCCCTCGCGGATGCCATTGCCCGCGCGGTGCGGGACTGCAACCCGCAGCTCATCCTGGTGGGGCTGGCGGGGAGCGAGCTTATTCGCGCGGGACAGCGGCTGGGGTTAACCACCCGTCAGGAAGTTTTTGCTGACAGAGGGTATCAGCCGGACGGCAGCCTGGTTCCCCGTTCACTGCCCGGTGCGCTTATTACCGATGAATCACAGGCGCTGGCGCAAACGCTGGCGATGGTATGTGAGGGCTCGGTAAAGGCAATTGATGGTTCAACGGCCAGAGTCCAGGCGGATACGGTGTGTTTACACGGCGATGGTGAGCATGCGCTGCAGTTTGCACGCCGCTTACGGACGGCCTTTGCGGAGCAGGGTATTCTCGTGAGTGCATGA
- the nei gene encoding endonuclease VIII, which yields MPEGPETRRAADSLEAAIKGKPLTDVWFAFPQLKPFEAQLVGQTVTHIETRGKALLTHFSHNLTLYSHNQLYGVWRVVKANEQPQTTRVLRVRLQTADNAVLLYSASDIEMLTPEQLLTHPFLQRVGPDVLDMSLTPGEVKARLVSPRFRNRQFSGLLLDQAFLAGLGNYLRVEILWEVGLAAQHKASQLSDEQLEALSHALLDIPRLSYNTRGVVDHNKHHGALFRFKVFHREGKACERCGGIIAKTTLSSRPFYWCPHCQK from the coding sequence ATGCCTGAAGGCCCGGAGACCCGCCGTGCAGCGGATAGCCTCGAGGCGGCGATAAAGGGCAAACCGCTGACGGATGTCTGGTTTGCTTTTCCTCAACTGAAACCGTTTGAAGCCCAGCTGGTGGGGCAGACGGTGACGCACATTGAAACGCGCGGCAAAGCGCTGCTCACGCATTTCTCCCATAACCTGACGTTATATAGCCATAATCAGCTGTACGGCGTTTGGCGCGTGGTGAAGGCAAACGAGCAGCCGCAAACAACCCGCGTGCTGCGCGTCAGGCTCCAGACGGCAGACAACGCGGTTCTGCTCTACAGCGCATCCGATATCGAAATGTTAACGCCAGAGCAGCTGCTCACTCATCCGTTCCTGCAGCGCGTCGGGCCGGATGTGCTGGATATGAGCCTGACCCCGGGCGAGGTGAAAGCCCGTCTGGTGTCACCTCGGTTTCGTAACCGACAGTTTTCCGGATTGTTGCTCGATCAGGCGTTTCTGGCTGGATTAGGAAATTACCTGCGGGTGGAAATCCTCTGGGAAGTGGGCCTGGCGGCGCAGCATAAGGCATCGCAACTCAGTGATGAACAGCTGGAGGCGTTATCCCACGCACTGCTGGATATCCCGCGCCTGTCGTACAACACGCGTGGCGTAGTGGATCACAACAAGCACCATGGGGCATTGTTCCGCTTTAAGGTGTTTCATCGTGAAGGGAAGGCGTGTGAGCGGTGCGGCGGGATAATTGCGAAAACCACGCTGTCGTCGAGACCGTTTTACTGGTGTCCGCACTGCCAGAAGTAA